In Lycium ferocissimum isolate CSIRO_LF1 chromosome 7, AGI_CSIRO_Lferr_CH_V1, whole genome shotgun sequence, the sequence ACCCATTCCACATTTTGGAGCCGTTtgaacatgatttgaaatcatgagatgaaattatgtttggacatgcaatttggatttcttaagttgtttttttttcatatgtacataaaaatcccgcaagttgtgaaaaccatcaatactttttcaattcttatacaatcttaccaaatgagcaagtcatagttaataacaaaattaatatgctactagaagacctttttaaaaaatgcaacatcaattgatcaaattttagttcaataaaatgaaaaattgaacatgagttgtaATGTAACTATTCCTTAATATAATCATCCAATATGGTTGGTAAGAGTAactttgttataaatatactaccaacttgtggatttttaatttttgatataaATCGTtagtaaacatgattggtaaatatatctaccaacttatggatcttttttttacaaaatataaacttacaagtcaacttttacatttagaaaatttgaaatcatgatttgaaatcccaaatcatgcctttttggataaTTTGAGATTAATCGCATGTACAAACGCCTGCTTTGAATCGGGTATTTAAAATGACACATCAGCTTGGACAAATCCTGCCAGGTGACTTTTGGTGTGATATGGTTATAGAAAAGTGGCTTTTctgttaaaaaaagaaaaaagaaaagtggcTTTACTATTACCTCTGATTTcattttaagtgtcttagtttgacttgacacaaagtttaatgaataaaagagatttttgaatcttgtgattctAAATTAAATATGCGTGTAAAGTACTAAAATGTCCgttgaatcttgtggttaaAACTACTAGATgcactctttttgggacagacaaaaaaataaaataattagacAATTAAATTGGCACGAAGGGGATAGTAATTTCCAATAATTGAGTGATGATTTGAGCAATGAAGTCATAAAGGGCCCTTATGCTTATGCAATAAGTTGATATTTGACAATATATATTTGTAGATGCTATCATAAGTGAACGTATAAAGATGCTTCCAAACAGAATAGAGGTTGCAGTGCAGGAGAATCGTAGAAAGGATTTCTGCAGATCCTTTTAGAGCTAGCGGATATCACTGGAATTGATGGCAGTGAAGATCAAGTTGCTGGTAATTAATCTTTTACTACATATTTTATTACTAGCAATGATTACAAATTAAGTTCTCTTCAATTTCGCATCCTGGTAATCCCATCATGTTGTTTCTGAGAAGAATTCAGTTGCAAGATTTACAGATGGTATTAGAATAAAAAACTTATTCTAGATTATATGTTTCTAGGCATATATATGTACTATCTTGATGCAGTTGTGAAGGATACAACACTAGATCGATAGTGATCTGTGCCATCTACAGTAAACTTCCAATTCGTTTAATTAACCTGTTCGAACTTAAGCTACAAACAAGGCTTTCATGCTTCTGCACATCAAGGGAAAGAAATTTCTGAAGCATTTGAGATAGTGAAACCAAATTAATAAATTCCACAATGCTgctacaaacaaacaaaaaaactcACTAGAAAATTAATCAAGCAGCCATGACCTAAAGTTGGCCGTAGCTCGATCTTAGGTGAAATATAGGAAAAGCATATTAAGAAATAGCCTAATAAACTAGATCAATTTTACAGACTGCGGCGAGTAGGCTTCCAACAAGAGAGAGCGTAAATTACGCGTCCTTTCCATCCTTGTAACATCCAGTGGCCATCTTCATCAACCGAGAAGTCCTTGTGATACTCCGATCTCACTTTAGTTCTAACTATCTTCATAATCTCCTGGTCAAGTGGCACCTGTTTAAATCCAGCTCTCACGCATCTAAGTTGCCACTGCTTGTACGTTTCAGGTCTCTCGACTCTCTCTGTTCCTTCACAAGCGATCACGTTCATAGCATCTCTTGCACAAACCTCTTCCTCGAAAAGCTTCCTGTCCTCGTCCTCCCGGGGTAGTGTAGCCTCAAACATATCGAACAGTGAAGAGAAGTGAAAAAGCGCCTCCCTGAACCGCGTGACGAAAAATGGGGTGTTGAATGTCCCATTCACCACTCCGTGGATGAACATATCAGGACGGATCTTCCTGATTAAATTTAGAACAGCATCCCTAGGACTGTTTGGTACAACTGTCTCATCAGGTATGTTCCCTAGTCTAAACAAACTGTTAACCACCAGCAACTCATCCCGTTGAATCTCAAGCTCTTCAAGCGTGATGGTTTCCCACTTCTTCGCTATAGCTTTAAACACGAAAGGAACGTTAAATCGTTTGCAGTACTTCTCCAGGCGACGCCCTGTATCCTCAACCCTCTCTGCAGGTTTGAAACCAGGCTGGGGAAGTTCGATTCCAGTAATGCGAAGCTCTGGAGGTCCCCCAGGCCTCATGGATAGATGTTGAATGAGACATGGCCATTGGAAACCATataaaatcccaaaatcaattATGTGTATCTTCGATCCTCCAGAAAATATAAGCTTTCGAATACGCTTGTTTGCGAAAATGTTTGACATCAACTTGAACGGGCATGCTGTGATATATGCCTTGTAAGCTTTCAAAATGTGAGCAGCTGATATCCTGCTGGATGCGAACGCTGTATACAAGGCTGTACCCGTGCCTGACAAGCGTGCTTCGAGGGCATTGGCAAGATAATGAGCCAACCTCTCCGTCCCATCACCATGGGGCGAAGAGTGTTCTCTTATCTGTATCAGCTTCTCATTAGCTGTTCTGCTATCATAGCTTGCCATAGCCTGTGCACATTGAGTCAGTAGACCCCTCAAATCCACCATTTCCTTCTTGCTAATAGTGCTGCCGTTCTTCCTAC encodes:
- the LOC132064331 gene encoding scarecrow-like protein 30, coding for MEALFQEQFFPSPDAFIFRHPSTNIPVDPRKDVVQNGSTIFKGPSFDEDYPHVHSNHVVGEGNSSPQVEGEGEGEGEHYDAMHKYISQMLMEEDDLENKPCMLHDCMALQAAEKYFSDVLHGSENNKSTQPAIINQQNSSSLLSNTSSDSIECPQWNLNFESPVSVESLSGVFNPDSFFNNHLFGNDQVEEEVANVFQGSSSGDDSPTGSREKKNHHRGFDDGADQQRSNKQLATFTHDESEPLEMYDKVLLVCPTNPYLEQHNGTTVTSCSPNEPKRATKVGRPRGGRKNGSTISKKEMVDLRGLLTQCAQAMASYDSRTANEKLIQIREHSSPHGDGTERLAHYLANALEARLSGTGTALYTAFASSRISAAHILKAYKAYITACPFKLMSNIFANKRIRKLIFSGGSKIHIIDFGILYGFQWPCLIQHLSMRPGGPPELRITGIELPQPGFKPAERVEDTGRRLEKYCKRFNVPFVFKAIAKKWETITLEELEIQRDELLVVNSLFRLGNIPDETVVPNSPRDAVLNLIRKIRPDMFIHGVVNGTFNTPFFVTRFREALFHFSSLFDMFEATLPREDEDRKLFEEEVCARDAMNVIACEGTERVERPETYKQWQLRCVRAGFKQVPLDQEIMKIVRTKVRSEYHKDFSVDEDGHWMLQGWKGRVIYALSCWKPTRRSL